In Flavobacteriales bacterium, a single genomic region encodes these proteins:
- the sprA gene encoding cell surface protein SprA, producing MSFRRYSFYSFLLWVFILVGDFQVLAQDVDSLLFPPEKPSNYSDSVGYDGASGTYNVQGGIGGVYLDPPSVMDLDEYKKYNQEAILNKNWRDLANSRDTDYGLGKNKNSKLKKLAKEQFDNLIPEYKLIKENIGKIFGDDAKFDMKLQGSVELDFQFRHTYRDDKSIPEEIRGNTTFKMDNDIQVNATGSIGDKLNLNTDFLTKSLFGRRNEVNLTYEGEEDEIIKLVQLGNVNMPLPGTLITGSQDLFGVKTQLQFGPTKVTAVISEQRTESKSIQVENGGQKTRFEFYADNYDDNRHFFVDPYFYNNYDKSLEQMPFVNSLVQITKMEVWITNTRANVDDLRDVFALTDVGGDGSILPDNKNNNLNPQDLVAANGDFRVFSNLNSAASSQGLKILKDYEKIEKARKLQPNEYTFHPQLGYVSLNRKLNDGEVLAVAFQYTYNGEVKQVGEFSDQLLSPNTLMLKLVKPTILDISHPTWKLMMKNIYRLDAYQVDREDFELNVLYKQPSSGTKLRYLPEDGMKKKQLIEVLNLDNLNANGDQGRDGFFDFIDNPPLTVDPSKGRIIFPMVEPFGSYIKNKILELTTLTSEQADAYAFDELYSGTQNDAQQKPEKNRFIIQGAYKSQFGSEITIQGAFNLKKGSVVVKQGSEKLVEGKDFIVDYNVGRVSIINESKLNSGTPITISVESESIALNTKRFIGLRVDHQVNDKLVLGGSFVSLRETPLTNKVNFGQEPLNNSIWGIDGTYQTEVPALTRLVDKLPFYETTAKSNIFVDAEFAQFLPGHPSIIDVDAGGTSYLDDFENGEVKLSILYPYNWRLSSIPLGTDNSGGLFPEAEKYNDIKSGFNRAHLQWFQISDLFYQRTAPANIKDNDVILTDPYQRDIRKTEIFENKDLAANEIDRIRPLNLVFDPTEPGPYNFDVDATDVSKGLTDEGKLADPKTRWGGMMQFINNSDWEASNVEYIEFWMMDPYINQPDHKGGNFYINIGNISEDILQDSRKSFENGLPTPNSTSTIDTTAWGLVSNSQIFTRNFDNTDGAIQDVGYDGMNDEQEANFAPVAGDIKLPYLKRLSQKIDDNGVYFQKRYNDPANDNYIHFLGSQWDDKNADIITRYSQYNGMENNTFNDYIGNGSTVPDLEDIDRNNTLNETQGYYQYKVSLDPDSMTLDHPYIVQKKENKGPLNNTDWYLFRIPIRNYHQKFGNVSDFKSIRFLRFFLHGFEEEVKLRFATLSTVRGNWRQLDNIVDETDKEAPSASFQISSVNIEEHANKEPIPYVLPPGITRELIAGANSRLIQNEQSLSLRVCDLPEGKSKATYRNFGVNLNNYKNLQMFVHAEELNGLPLNDGDVSVYVRLGSDYQENYYEYEIPLEITKGATSDPEAIWPSKNRLNIELQKLIELKLERNKKIVSTAGQPDEVSFSKRYKTILNGNNVYIKGNPTLSEVQNVMIGVRNTSNDGDKCAEIWVNELRMSGIEQESSIAFRGQFKTNFADFADLNLSGSYTEAGFGALDQSLRERKFETVRDFSVNTTLQAGKLFPKNWGINLPVYYGITDLKTTPKFNPLDQDVEYQEALDNAPTEELRAQIQNSAETVSKYTNFNVANFSVKPKMKGNPIYNPGNVNLSFSHTKLEERSPTIERNLEERTKAKVAYAYSPKVKPIRPFSKIGFIKKSKLLRPIKELNIGLIPSSFSYSYVVNRTFRENKIRSVRTLGDDSEPFEFDPIFSQSLTMDQNIGIKHDLTKSLKLNLNATTNMVWEGDKLDEPTPQREWVNAALRGDSIRTYHQDFNANYTLPLRYFPVLDFISGRASYKAAYDYIGANSITNRFGNTIQNQRDIQLNAKLDLKKLYKKIPGVKRYYNVKPKKKKKKSLKTSKKLTELKTLNKQDTLKDKNGVNLSPEENEKEKAKLQKSIDKLNKKLKKQREKEKKQAERARKRRKNKDKFNPVETLVKLITSVKKIDGTYTQSRGMDLPGFKHDAERFGSSGSFTQPTLGFMFGQQDRFGTHNENLIDYAGRNKWIVTDFNLNSQYNEIIKEKLNLTARVEPLKRFTINLTANRDYSKRTSFLFKNIHDDPLVTPEFRVLNTNETGQFSMTSFTLNTAFTDADELFNTFLENRKIIADRVAKDYQQQYTPNQSIQYSDEFPVGFNGRSQEVLIPTFLATYSGRNVNSSDLGKFPAIPLPNWNIRYDGLKDIKWLKKSISRLSLSSSYTSKYTISSFQRNLLFDQTNNKFVYGANDNKDLSGNFIPEYQINQVVISEKLTPLKIDLKLRSGFSFNTEYKTSRDISLNIDNSQMLERNTYSYVIGAGYSINDVKLFKGGLGKSKIPRRMEFKFNLGINQDRSLIRNIYDSASQVSAGRRQFTLSSSIAYTINEFLNGSVYFDRNNSLNFVQASFGTTQSVFGFKIRYTLNQK from the coding sequence GACATACCTACCGAGATGATAAATCGATTCCCGAAGAAATCCGTGGGAACACCACGTTTAAGATGGATAATGATATCCAAGTAAACGCCACAGGAAGCATCGGTGATAAACTGAATTTGAATACTGATTTCCTTACCAAATCCCTTTTTGGAAGAAGAAATGAAGTAAACCTTACCTATGAAGGAGAAGAGGACGAAATTATTAAACTGGTTCAGTTAGGAAATGTCAATATGCCTCTTCCCGGAACGTTAATTACGGGTTCTCAAGATCTTTTTGGAGTTAAAACACAACTTCAATTTGGTCCTACAAAAGTAACCGCAGTAATTTCTGAACAAAGAACAGAAAGTAAATCGATCCAAGTAGAAAATGGAGGACAAAAAACCCGTTTTGAGTTCTATGCGGATAATTATGACGATAACCGTCACTTTTTTGTAGATCCATATTTCTATAATAACTACGACAAGTCATTAGAGCAGATGCCATTTGTGAACTCATTGGTGCAAATTACCAAAATGGAAGTTTGGATTACCAATACCCGAGCAAATGTGGATGACCTTAGAGATGTATTTGCACTTACAGACGTAGGAGGAGATGGAAGTATATTGCCAGATAATAAGAACAATAACCTAAATCCTCAAGATTTAGTAGCTGCCAATGGAGATTTTAGAGTTTTTAGTAACCTAAATTCAGCCGCAAGTTCTCAAGGTCTTAAAATATTAAAAGACTACGAAAAGATTGAAAAAGCTCGAAAATTACAACCGAACGAATATACTTTTCATCCACAATTAGGATATGTTTCTTTAAACAGAAAACTGAACGATGGAGAGGTTTTGGCCGTAGCTTTTCAATATACCTACAATGGAGAAGTGAAACAAGTAGGAGAATTTTCTGATCAACTACTTTCTCCAAATACCTTAATGTTGAAACTCGTAAAGCCTACTATTCTAGATATAAGTCATCCTACTTGGAAACTGATGATGAAGAATATTTATAGGTTAGATGCATATCAAGTTGATAGAGAAGATTTTGAGTTAAATGTTTTATATAAGCAGCCTTCATCGGGAACAAAACTGAGATACCTTCCAGAAGACGGAATGAAGAAAAAGCAGCTAATAGAAGTGCTTAATCTTGATAATTTGAATGCCAATGGTGATCAAGGAAGAGATGGTTTTTTCGATTTTATTGATAATCCACCACTAACAGTAGATCCTAGTAAAGGAAGAATTATTTTCCCGATGGTAGAACCCTTTGGAAGTTATATCAAAAATAAAATATTAGAACTCACAACTTTAACCAGTGAACAAGCTGATGCTTATGCTTTTGATGAACTTTACTCTGGAACACAGAATGATGCCCAGCAGAAACCAGAAAAAAATAGATTCATCATCCAAGGAGCTTATAAATCTCAGTTTGGATCAGAAATTACGATTCAAGGGGCATTTAACCTTAAAAAAGGTTCTGTAGTTGTAAAACAAGGATCCGAAAAACTGGTTGAGGGGAAAGATTTTATTGTAGATTATAATGTAGGACGAGTTTCTATTATTAACGAAAGTAAGCTCAACTCAGGAACTCCTATTACAATAAGTGTAGAGTCTGAATCAATTGCATTAAACACCAAAAGATTCATCGGTTTAAGAGTGGATCATCAAGTAAATGACAAATTGGTTCTAGGTGGATCATTTGTAAGTCTAAGAGAAACACCATTGACTAATAAAGTAAACTTTGGTCAAGAACCACTCAATAACAGTATTTGGGGAATAGATGGAACGTATCAAACAGAAGTACCCGCTTTAACGAGGTTGGTAGATAAATTACCATTTTATGAAACTACGGCAAAATCAAACATATTTGTGGATGCCGAATTTGCACAGTTTTTACCCGGTCACCCTTCTATAATTGATGTAGATGCAGGAGGAACTTCTTATTTAGATGATTTTGAAAACGGAGAAGTAAAACTTTCTATTTTATATCCTTATAACTGGAGATTATCTTCAATTCCATTGGGAACAGATAATAGTGGAGGTTTATTTCCTGAAGCAGAAAAATACAACGATATAAAATCTGGTTTTAACCGAGCTCATTTACAATGGTTTCAAATTAGTGATTTATTTTACCAAAGAACAGCACCTGCAAACATCAAAGATAATGATGTGATTTTGACGGATCCTTACCAAAGAGATATTCGTAAAACAGAAATTTTTGAGAACAAAGATTTAGCTGCAAATGAAATTGATAGAATCAGACCGCTAAACCTTGTTTTTGATCCTACTGAGCCAGGTCCTTATAATTTTGATGTAGATGCTACCGATGTTTCTAAAGGACTTACTGATGAGGGAAAACTAGCAGATCCTAAAACCCGTTGGGGAGGAATGATGCAGTTCATTAATAATTCAGATTGGGAAGCAAGCAATGTAGAGTATATTGAGTTTTGGATGATGGATCCATATATCAATCAGCCAGATCATAAGGGAGGAAATTTCTATATCAATATCGGAAATATAAGCGAAGATATTTTACAAGATTCCAGAAAATCTTTTGAAAACGGACTTCCAACACCCAATAGTACTTCTACGATAGATACAACGGCATGGGGATTGGTTTCAAATTCTCAGATTTTTACCAGAAATTTTGATAATACAGACGGAGCCATACAGGATGTTGGATACGATGGAATGAATGATGAACAAGAAGCCAATTTTGCACCAGTGGCTGGAGATATTAAGTTACCCTATCTTAAAAGACTTTCTCAAAAGATAGATGATAACGGAGTCTATTTTCAAAAAAGATATAATGACCCTGCAAACGATAATTATATCCACTTTTTGGGTTCACAATGGGATGATAAAAATGCAGATATTATCACAAGATACTCTCAGTATAATGGAATGGAAAACAATACCTTCAATGATTATATAGGAAACGGATCTACTGTTCCAGATCTTGAAGATATAGATAGAAACAACACACTAAACGAAACACAAGGATATTATCAATACAAGGTGAGCCTAGATCCAGATAGTATGACGCTTGATCATCCTTATATTGTTCAGAAAAAAGAAAATAAAGGACCCTTAAACAATACAGATTGGTATCTTTTTAGAATTCCGATTAGAAATTATCATCAAAAATTCGGAAATGTATCAGATTTTAAATCGATTCGTTTTCTAAGATTCTTTCTTCATGGATTTGAGGAGGAAGTAAAATTAAGATTTGCAACACTAAGTACCGTTAGAGGAAACTGGAGACAGCTCGATAATATTGTAGATGAGACAGATAAGGAAGCACCGAGTGCAAGCTTTCAGATTTCTTCTGTAAATATTGAAGAACACGCTAATAAAGAGCCAATTCCTTATGTGTTGCCTCCAGGAATTACTCGTGAATTAATAGCAGGAGCAAATAGTAGATTAATCCAAAATGAGCAATCACTTTCTCTTAGAGTTTGTGATTTACCTGAGGGAAAAAGTAAGGCAACGTATAGAAATTTTGGTGTAAACCTTAATAACTATAAAAATCTCCAAATGTTTGTACATGCCGAAGAACTCAATGGACTCCCGTTGAATGATGGGGATGTTTCCGTGTATGTAAGATTAGGTTCGGATTATCAAGAAAACTATTATGAATATGAGATTCCTTTAGAAATCACCAAAGGAGCTACCTCAGACCCAGAGGCAATATGGCCTTCGAAAAATAGATTGAATATTGAGCTCCAAAAATTAATTGAACTCAAACTAGAACGTAATAAAAAAATTGTTTCTACAGCAGGACAGCCTGATGAAGTTTCTTTTTCAAAAAGATACAAAACCATACTCAATGGAAATAATGTATATATAAAAGGTAACCCTACCTTGTCGGAGGTTCAAAACGTAATGATAGGGGTGAGAAACACCAGTAATGACGGAGATAAATGTGCCGAAATTTGGGTAAATGAACTTAGAATGTCGGGGATAGAACAAGAAAGCAGTATCGCTTTTAGAGGGCAGTTTAAAACAAATTTTGCCGATTTTGCCGATTTAAATTTAAGTGGATCTTATACTGAGGCAGGTTTTGGAGCATTGGATCAAAGTCTTAGAGAAAGAAAATTTGAAACAGTAAGAGATTTTTCTGTGAACACCACATTACAAGCAGGAAAATTGTTTCCAAAAAATTGGGGAATTAATTTACCCGTATATTATGGAATCACTGATTTGAAAACGACTCCAAAGTTTAATCCACTCGATCAAGATGTTGAATACCAAGAAGCACTAGATAATGCTCCCACAGAAGAACTGCGAGCACAAATTCAAAATAGTGCTGAAACAGTTTCTAAATACACCAATTTTAATGTAGCAAACTTTAGTGTAAAGCCAAAAATGAAAGGAAACCCGATATACAATCCTGGGAATGTAAACCTTTCTTTTTCGCACACAAAACTAGAAGAACGCTCACCAACAATTGAAAGAAACCTAGAAGAAAGAACCAAAGCTAAAGTAGCTTATGCATATTCTCCAAAAGTGAAACCAATAAGACCTTTTAGTAAAATAGGCTTTATTAAAAAATCAAAACTTTTGAGACCCATTAAGGAATTAAATATCGGTTTAATTCCAAGTTCATTTTCTTATAGCTATGTGGTAAATAGAACTTTTAGAGAAAACAAAATTCGCTCGGTGCGTACTTTGGGCGATGATTCAGAACCTTTTGAATTCGATCCGATTTTTAGCCAGTCTTTAACAATGGATCAAAATATTGGGATAAAACATGATTTAACAAAATCTTTAAAGTTAAACCTCAATGCTACCACAAATATGGTTTGGGAAGGAGATAAGCTTGATGAGCCAACTCCACAACGTGAATGGGTAAACGCTGCACTGAGAGGAGATTCGATAAGAACATATCACCAAGATTTTAATGCAAATTACACTTTGCCATTACGCTATTTTCCAGTTTTAGATTTTATTTCGGGTAGAGCGTCTTATAAAGCAGCTTATGACTATATAGGAGCAAACTCAATCACCAATAGATTTGGAAACACCATTCAAAACCAAAGAGATATTCAATTGAATGCTAAATTGGACCTGAAAAAGCTCTATAAAAAAATCCCTGGGGTAAAAAGATACTATAATGTAAAGCCAAAAAAGAAAAAGAAAAAATCTTTAAAAACTTCGAAAAAACTTACAGAGCTCAAAACATTAAACAAACAAGATACCCTAAAGGATAAAAATGGAGTAAACCTCTCTCCAGAGGAGAATGAAAAAGAAAAAGCAAAACTCCAAAAGAGTATTGATAAACTGAATAAAAAACTCAAAAAACAAAGAGAAAAAGAGAAAAAACAAGCAGAAAGAGCCCGTAAAAGAAGAAAGAACAAGGATAAATTTAATCCAGTAGAAACTTTGGTGAAATTAATAACCTCTGTAAAAAAGATAGATGGAACTTATACACAGTCTAGAGGGATGGATTTGCCAGGATTCAAGCACGATGCAGAAAGGTTTGGATCTTCAGGGAGTTTTACACAACCTACTCTTGGTTTTATGTTCGGGCAGCAAGATCGTTTTGGTACTCATAATGAAAATTTGATAGATTATGCGGGAAGAAACAAATGGATTGTTACAGATTTTAATCTGAATTCACAGTATAACGAAATCATCAAGGAAAAGCTGAATTTAACAGCTCGTGTGGAACCATTAAAACGATTCACAATAAATTTAACTGCCAATAGAGATTATTCAAAAAGAACCTCTTTCTTATTTAAAAATATCCATGATGATCCTTTAGTAACACCAGAATTTAGAGTGTTAAATACCAATGAAACGGGGCAGTTTTCTATGACGAGTTTTACATTAAATACGGCCTTTACGGATGCCGATGAGTTATTTAATACCTTCTTGGAAAACAGAAAAATAATTGCAGATCGAGTAGCAAAAGACTATCAGCAACAATATACCCCAAATCAGTCAATTCAATATTCTGATGAATTTCCAGTAGGATTCAATGGAAGATCTCAAGAAGTATTGATTCCTACTTTTTTGGCGACGTATTCTGGAAGAAATGTTAACAGTTCAGATTTAGGTAAATTCCCTGCTATTCCACTGCCAAATTGGAATATCAGATATGATGGTCTAAAAGACATCAAGTGGTTAAAAAAGAGCATAAGTCGTTTGTCGCTTTCTTCTTCTTATACCTCAAAATACACCATCAGTTCATTCCAAAGAAATTTATTGTTTGACCAAACCAACAATAAATTTGTATATGGAGCAAATGATAACAAAGATTTAAGTGGAAACTTTATTCCAGAATATCAAATAAACCAAGTGGTGATCTCAGAAAAACTGACTCCGCTAAAAATTGACTTGAAACTCAGAAGCGGATTTAGTTTTAATACAGAATACAAAACAAGTAGAGATATAAGTTTAAATATAGACAATAGCCAGATGCTAGAAAGAAATACCTACTCCTATGTAATAGGTGCAGGATATTCTATAAACGATGTGAAATTATTTAAAGGAGGATTGGGTAAATCTAAAATCCCAAGAAGAATGGAGTTTAAATTCAACCTTGGAATTAACCAAGATAGATCCTTGATAAGAAATATTTATGATTCAGCTTCTCAAGTGAGTGCGGGTAGAAGACAATTCACACTTTCTTCTAGTATTGCTTATACCATAAATGAATTTTTAAACGGATCTGTTTATTTTGATAGAAACAATAGTTTAAACTTTGTTCAAGCAAGTTTTGGAACTACTCAAAGTGTATTTGGGTTCAAAATCCGTTATACTTTAAATCAAAAGTAA
- the gcvH gene encoding glycine cleavage system protein GcvH, with protein sequence MEGIDKLKYTKDHEWVRVEGDVAYVGITKFAQGELGDIVYVDIESEGEDLEEGEVFGTVEAVKTVSDLFMPISGEIVEFNEELETTPELVNQEPFGKGWMIKIAISKPEELDTLMSREAYLDLIG encoded by the coding sequence ATGGAAGGAATCGATAAACTAAAGTACACAAAGGACCACGAATGGGTTCGTGTAGAAGGTGATGTAGCCTACGTAGGAATTACAAAATTTGCTCAAGGAGAACTTGGCGATATCGTATATGTAGATATCGAATCTGAGGGAGAAGACCTAGAAGAAGGTGAAGTTTTTGGAACAGTTGAAGCGGTAAAAACAGTTTCAGATTTGTTTATGCCTATTTCTGGTGAAATCGTTGAATTTAACGAAGAGCTAGAGACTACACCAGAACTCGTAAATCAAGAGCCATTTGGAAAAGGATGGATGATTAAAATAGCTATTTCAAAACCAGAGGAATTGGATACTCTAATGAGTAGAGAAGCGTATTTAGACCTAATTGGATAA
- a CDS encoding VanZ family protein, whose product MDKTILNKIFWWTVFGVITFGSLAPSDNIPPEISTLNDKWLHFFMYAIFCTAAWSGLIAYHKNILETQRVLLAYVFSIFYGGFMELMQYYVVPGRYGDILDFVANTIGSSLSVTLILIYQWIAKKMK is encoded by the coding sequence TTGGATAAAACGATCTTAAATAAAATTTTTTGGTGGACAGTTTTTGGGGTAATAACTTTTGGGAGTTTAGCCCCATCTGATAATATTCCACCAGAAATCTCAACTTTAAACGACAAATGGCTACATTTTTTTATGTATGCCATTTTTTGTACGGCAGCTTGGAGCGGTCTTATTGCATACCATAAAAACATTCTCGAGACTCAACGTGTTCTCTTAGCGTATGTTTTTTCAATTTTTTACGGTGGATTTATGGAACTCATGCAATATTATGTCGTACCAGGTCGTTATGGAGATATATTGGATTTCGTAGCAAATACTATTGGAAGCAGTCTCAGTGTTACTTTAATTTTAATTTATCAGTGGATTGCTAAAAAAATGAAGTAG
- a CDS encoding TonB family protein, producing MIEKKNPKKDLENKRLTFVLIGLVIALLVSYSAINYKVYEKSESAGLGELVVEQIDDEEVTVTQEQKTPPPPPPPPPPPVVVVVDDKVEIKEEAIFQDAETDEEEEIEIVEEEEEVETDEVFNFAVVEDKPVFPGCEKEKTKAEKSKCFNMSVMKHVRKVFKYPKLAKQMGTQEKVYVEFVIGKSGKIESTRILRGKDKHLKAEAIRIVKSLPKMKPAKQRGKAVKMKYTLPINFKLK from the coding sequence ATGATAGAAAAGAAAAATCCTAAGAAAGATCTTGAGAACAAAAGATTGACTTTTGTCCTGATCGGTCTTGTAATTGCCTTATTAGTTTCCTATTCGGCAATTAACTATAAAGTCTATGAAAAATCTGAATCAGCAGGTTTGGGTGAATTAGTAGTTGAGCAAATAGATGACGAAGAAGTAACCGTAACTCAGGAACAGAAAACACCGCCACCACCGCCACCGCCACCGCCACCACCAGTAGTAGTTGTAGTAGATGACAAAGTGGAGATTAAAGAAGAGGCTATTTTCCAAGACGCAGAAACCGATGAAGAAGAAGAAATCGAAATTGTGGAGGAGGAAGAAGAAGTTGAAACAGATGAAGTATTTAACTTTGCCGTTGTAGAAGACAAGCCTGTATTTCCTGGATGTGAGAAAGAGAAAACGAAAGCTGAAAAATCGAAGTGTTTTAACATGAGTGTAATGAAGCACGTTAGAAAAGTTTTCAAATACCCAAAGCTTGCAAAGCAAATGGGAACACAAGAAAAGGTATATGTAGAATTTGTTATCGGAAAATCTGGTAAAATAGAATCTACAAGAATCCTAAGAGGGAAAGACAAACACTTAAAAGCAGAAGCGATAAGAATTGTGAAATCACTCCCAAAAATGAAACCAGCAAAACAAAGAGGAAAAGCTGTAAAAATGAAATATACGCTACCTATCAACTTTAAGTTGAAATAA
- a CDS encoding glycosyltransferase family 2 protein, producing MFYSIIIPVYHGEKTIKSLTERILNDFQKDSLEIIFVYDCGPDQSWETIVEIQKQHPDIVKGIHLSKNFGQHNAIICGIEQSKGDYIITMDEDLQHQPKDIRNLIAHQKEGNYDVVYGVYHQLKHSGFRNLTSNIMAKLLEVSIPGLDKNYTAFRLIKSSIAKQLTTMQNSYTFLDGYISWITTNTSSTKVEHQERMGGTSSYTVKKLIEHSINIFVTFSIIPIRMLSYLSIFTLISTICYSIYIIVRKFLLDDLLSGFPSLMIVIGFGVSFILLGLGIVGEYIHRINLKTTKKPNYSIKESV from the coding sequence ATGTTTTATTCTATTATTATCCCTGTTTATCATGGAGAGAAAACAATTAAAAGCCTCACAGAGCGTATTCTCAACGATTTTCAAAAGGATTCATTAGAAATAATATTCGTATATGATTGTGGTCCTGATCAATCTTGGGAAACCATCGTTGAAATCCAAAAACAACACCCAGATATTGTAAAAGGAATTCATTTATCCAAAAACTTTGGACAACACAATGCAATTATTTGCGGAATAGAACAATCTAAAGGGGACTATATCATTACTATGGATGAAGATTTGCAGCATCAACCCAAAGATATTCGCAACTTGATCGCTCACCAAAAAGAAGGAAACTATGATGTTGTTTATGGGGTTTATCATCAATTAAAACATTCTGGTTTTAGGAATTTAACTTCAAATATTATGGCTAAACTTCTGGAAGTTTCTATTCCTGGTTTAGACAAAAACTACACAGCTTTTAGATTAATAAAATCATCTATCGCCAAGCAGTTAACCACCATGCAAAATTCTTATACATTCCTAGATGGTTATATTAGCTGGATTACCACAAATACTTCTTCTACTAAAGTAGAGCATCAAGAACGAATGGGAGGAACAAGTTCTTATACAGTAAAGAAACTCATTGAGCATTCTATTAACATTTTTGTTACTTTTTCTATTATTCCTATTAGAATGTTATCCTATTTATCCATTTTTACTTTAATCTCTACAATTTGCTATTCTATATATATTATCGTTAGGAAATTTTTACTTGATGACTTACTTTCTGGTTTCCCATCCTTGATGATAGTTATAGGGTTTGGAGTCAGTTTTATATTACTTGGACTAGGAATTGTGGGTGAATACATTCACAGAATAAACTTAAAAACTACCAAAAAACCTAATTACTCGATAAAGGAATCTGTTTAA
- a CDS encoding ATP-grasp domain-containing protein, whose amino-acid sequence MKRLAILGASYLQEPLYRKAKEMGHFTIGFAWAEGAVCANIADKFYPISILEKDEILKVCEQENIDGILSIASDVAVNPWFYIAQKLNLPSNSINCGEICADKYKMRFELQKRNLPCPKFKLYSEPASLTFETRQIIKPIDRSGSAGVSVLEIGENAFDKMKTAIDISFAKKCIIEDFIEGNEYSVECISQNGVHTVLAITEKVTTGAPHFVETAHLQPPLNLSNQQLAKILDLVPNLLEGLNIQEGASHVEVKVDNSSVHCIEVGARMGGDFIGSDLVYLSTGYDFTKNCIRIALGEQITPFNSNKKASGVIFKSNQNTNRIDQVKNDSGYQVITETEGLFDEKLVSKSSERAGYLIYQK is encoded by the coding sequence ATGAAAAGACTTGCAATTTTAGGAGCTTCATATTTACAAGAACCTTTGTACCGAAAAGCAAAAGAAATGGGGCATTTCACCATTGGGTTTGCATGGGCAGAGGGTGCCGTTTGTGCTAATATCGCCGATAAGTTTTATCCCATTTCTATATTAGAAAAAGATGAAATACTCAAAGTATGCGAACAAGAAAATATTGACGGAATTCTATCAATTGCCTCTGATGTTGCCGTTAATCCTTGGTTCTATATCGCCCAAAAGCTCAATTTGCCTTCAAACTCCATTAACTGTGGAGAAATATGTGCCGATAAATACAAAATGAGATTTGAATTACAAAAAAGAAACCTACCTTGTCCGAAATTCAAACTCTATTCAGAACCTGCTTCTTTAACATTTGAAACGCGTCAAATAATTAAACCAATTGACAGATCTGGAAGTGCTGGAGTAAGTGTACTTGAAATTGGAGAAAATGCCTTTGATAAAATGAAAACGGCAATAGATATTTCTTTTGCTAAAAAATGTATTATAGAAGATTTCATTGAAGGAAATGAATATAGTGTGGAATGTATTTCTCAAAATGGAGTTCACACAGTGTTGGCTATTACAGAGAAAGTAACAACAGGTGCTCCTCACTTTGTGGAAACAGCACACTTGCAACCACCATTAAATCTAAGTAACCAACAATTAGCTAAAATTCTTGATTTAGTTCCTAATTTACTCGAAGGACTGAATATCCAAGAAGGAGCATCTCATGTAGAAGTAAAAGTTGACAATTCTTCTGTACATTGTATAGAAGTAGGTGCTAGAATGGGAGGCGATTTTATAGGATCTGATTTAGTTTACCTCTCCACTGGCTATGATTTTACTAAAAATTGTATTCGCATTGCTTTGGGGGAACAAATAACTCCATTTAATTCAAATAAAAAAGCTTCGGGAGTGATCTTTAAATCTAATCAAAATACGAATAGAATAGACCAAGTAAAAAATGATTCAGGCTACCAAGTTATTACTGAAACTGAAGGTTTATTCGATGAAAAATTAGTTAGTAAATCTAGTGAGCGAGCTGGATATTTAATCTATCAAAAGTAA